One genomic region from Hyalangium ruber encodes:
- the purD gene encoding phosphoribosylamine--glycine ligase, which translates to MRVLLLGSGGREHALAWKLARSPKLSALLCGPGNPGTARLGTNVPVKADDPRAVAELARREKVDLVVVGPEAPLVAGVVDALEAEGIACFGPVAAAAKLEGSKAFAKEVMAEAGVPTADFQVFTDVAAAEAYAVAQGKIVVKADGLAAGKGVIVAPDAESARQAVRTVGAMGEAGQRMVLEELLEGEEVSVIALCDGERYVLLPPAQDHKRVGEGDTGPNTGGMGAYCPAPFLTPEALAHVGESVIAPMLKVMRRRGAPFKGALYAGLMLTRSGPKVLEFNARFGDPETQVLMLQLGEDLLPLLDACARGRLESRPLVLEPGASVGVVLAAENYPDTPRRGQRIEGLEAASADAPVFLAGVEAKDGALVTAGGRVLTVCARGQDLSEARTRAYATVAGIRFEGMHFRRDIGARGLRATS; encoded by the coding sequence GTGAGGGTCCTTCTCCTGGGCTCCGGGGGGCGCGAGCACGCGCTCGCATGGAAGCTGGCGCGTAGCCCGAAGCTCTCGGCCCTGCTGTGTGGCCCGGGCAACCCGGGCACGGCTCGGCTGGGGACCAACGTCCCGGTGAAGGCGGACGACCCCCGCGCCGTGGCCGAGCTGGCGCGCCGGGAGAAGGTGGACCTGGTGGTGGTCGGGCCCGAGGCGCCGCTGGTGGCGGGCGTGGTGGACGCGCTGGAGGCCGAGGGCATCGCCTGCTTCGGTCCGGTGGCGGCGGCCGCGAAGCTGGAGGGCTCCAAGGCCTTCGCCAAGGAGGTGATGGCGGAGGCCGGTGTGCCCACCGCGGACTTCCAGGTCTTCACCGACGTGGCGGCGGCCGAGGCCTATGCCGTGGCGCAGGGGAAGATCGTCGTCAAGGCGGATGGGCTGGCGGCGGGCAAGGGTGTCATCGTCGCGCCGGATGCGGAGTCGGCCCGGCAGGCGGTGCGCACGGTGGGGGCGATGGGCGAGGCGGGCCAGCGCATGGTTCTGGAGGAGTTGCTGGAGGGCGAGGAGGTCTCCGTCATCGCCCTGTGTGACGGCGAGCGGTACGTGCTGCTGCCCCCGGCACAGGACCACAAGCGGGTGGGGGAGGGCGACACCGGCCCCAACACGGGCGGCATGGGCGCGTACTGTCCGGCGCCGTTCCTCACACCCGAGGCGCTGGCCCACGTGGGTGAGAGCGTCATCGCTCCGATGTTGAAGGTGATGCGTCGACGGGGCGCACCGTTCAAGGGCGCGCTCTACGCGGGGCTGATGCTGACCCGGAGCGGGCCCAAGGTGCTCGAGTTCAACGCGCGCTTCGGGGATCCGGAGACGCAGGTGCTGATGCTCCAGCTCGGCGAGGATCTGCTGCCGCTGCTGGATGCCTGCGCTCGGGGTCGGCTGGAGTCTCGGCCGCTGGTGCTGGAGCCGGGCGCTTCGGTCGGCGTGGTGCTGGCGGCGGAGAACTATCCGGACACGCCTCGGCGCGGCCAGCGCATCGAAGGGCTGGAGGCTGCTTCCGCCGACGCTCCGGTCTTCCTGGCCGGCGTGGAGGCGAAGGACGGGGCGCTGGTGACGGCGGGCGGTCGCGTGTTGACGGTGTGCGCGCGCGGTCAGGACTTGTCGGAGGCACGGACCCGCGCTTACGCCACGGTGGCGGGGATTCGCTTCGAGGGCATGCACTTCCGGCGTGACATCGGCGCCCGAGGGCTGCGCGCGACGTCGTGA
- a CDS encoding tetratricopeptide repeat protein, which yields MRIVCQKCAAAYAIDDRLISPKGVRAQCPRCRHLQLVKRDAAAPAEASSPAPQSAPPGAAPRPMPTPSSSSVSAADLFNDLDAVPGDASAQPDPLFDGIDVAAPSAPRAAPAAAARPGPPVPSQAADPLLDFLGPPPEAPPPPVAPAPRRPAGAAAAPGAPATAAPGARPQSTPAATVGCRECNKPLTDPFDQAIGTCEDCRQKVERASQAATAVTGVTGSKPAGTVDFDLPPLESIDMSGVSSAPGLTPEPRSGARAAVGAPALSAEPRSGVRSSPPRPYVPQQMAPMNAARSGGGRGALVGVFLALLLLGGGGAAYYYFVVLKPQRPDPALAAQPPPQPPIPAAIQAVLPRWELQYVDLSGSSMARLEEGALHLSRDQRSAYSEAEEAFQQALLLDPRSDAAIAGYVQALALGRGTSIDKGTFDEARSLIEASEERAGRTPLLLLAHANLLLCRPNQPEAVEQARQLAEEALKSGTDMEKAEAHLVLGRAFLQTSMGLANQHFDSAQALAPNLQRVHYHRALAHEAAGSYSLAIEALKGRLEKDPEHWDSLATMARIYLEVGEVEQARKLYESRAKGQSGDVRALVPLAVLRYQVDGNAGAAIRELRALLKNRSRYMDRDVAEMLVHLATAERMAGSVDAGVKAAEEALGVVKDLPAAHLQLFLAAIGRGDVAKAAKHLTGFQGKLEDPALDKLLAGRLRLAEKKPAEALEFFQEAVRLDSRREDALLLAGIAAAGAGRRDDAFRLFFQALQSDPMRLTPRPVMTLEFLRPGETLAGMEGSILALASGSVEVAAPLYEGVLLYHMGDRSGAERLFQQALDLDPNNSGAAAYLSLLALQRGDGAKARSLGARAVAAGRQQPIAHLANGLALAEGKQLEPAKRSLRDALALAPSLLSAEVKLAELEMSTNRDSARDRLVKVAGLDGSYLAAKRLLFTTDKRG from the coding sequence ATGCGGATCGTCTGCCAGAAATGTGCGGCTGCCTACGCGATCGATGACCGGCTGATCTCGCCGAAGGGCGTTCGTGCGCAATGCCCCCGGTGTCGGCATCTCCAGCTCGTCAAGCGAGACGCGGCGGCCCCCGCCGAAGCCTCTTCTCCCGCGCCCCAGAGCGCACCGCCCGGGGCCGCGCCTCGCCCCATGCCCACGCCCTCTTCCAGCTCGGTGTCGGCGGCGGATCTCTTCAACGATCTCGACGCGGTGCCGGGCGACGCGTCGGCGCAGCCGGATCCGCTGTTCGACGGGATCGACGTGGCCGCGCCGTCCGCGCCCCGGGCCGCTCCGGCGGCGGCGGCTCGGCCGGGGCCGCCCGTGCCCAGCCAGGCGGCTGACCCGCTGCTCGACTTTCTCGGGCCTCCGCCCGAGGCGCCGCCTCCCCCGGTGGCGCCAGCTCCGCGTCGTCCCGCTGGGGCTGCCGCCGCGCCCGGGGCTCCAGCCACCGCCGCGCCGGGGGCGCGACCGCAGTCCACGCCCGCCGCTACGGTGGGTTGCCGCGAGTGCAACAAGCCGCTCACCGATCCCTTCGATCAGGCGATCGGCACGTGCGAGGACTGTCGCCAGAAGGTGGAGCGCGCCTCTCAGGCCGCCACCGCCGTCACCGGCGTCACCGGGAGCAAGCCGGCCGGCACGGTGGATTTCGACCTGCCTCCACTCGAGTCCATCGACATGTCGGGGGTGTCCAGCGCGCCCGGACTGACGCCCGAGCCTCGCAGTGGGGCGCGCGCGGCCGTGGGCGCTCCGGCCTTGTCGGCCGAGCCTCGCAGCGGGGTGCGCTCCTCGCCTCCCCGGCCCTATGTGCCGCAGCAGATGGCGCCGATGAACGCGGCCCGCAGTGGCGGCGGTCGGGGCGCTCTCGTGGGCGTCTTCCTGGCGCTGCTGCTGCTCGGCGGCGGTGGCGCCGCGTACTACTACTTCGTGGTCCTCAAGCCCCAGCGGCCGGATCCCGCCCTCGCCGCACAGCCGCCCCCGCAGCCTCCCATTCCCGCGGCGATCCAGGCCGTGCTGCCGCGCTGGGAGTTGCAGTACGTGGACCTGAGCGGCAGCAGCATGGCTCGGCTCGAAGAGGGCGCCCTGCACCTGTCGCGGGATCAGCGCTCCGCCTATTCGGAGGCGGAGGAGGCCTTCCAGCAGGCGTTGCTGCTCGATCCTCGCAGCGACGCGGCCATCGCCGGCTATGTCCAGGCGCTGGCGCTCGGGCGGGGCACCTCCATCGACAAGGGCACCTTCGACGAGGCGCGCTCGCTCATCGAGGCCTCCGAGGAGCGCGCGGGCCGCACGCCGCTGCTGCTGCTGGCGCACGCCAACCTCCTGCTGTGCCGGCCCAACCAGCCCGAGGCGGTCGAGCAGGCGCGTCAGCTCGCCGAGGAGGCCCTGAAGAGCGGCACGGATATGGAGAAGGCCGAGGCGCACCTGGTGCTGGGCCGGGCTTTCCTCCAGACGTCCATGGGGCTGGCCAACCAGCACTTCGATTCGGCGCAGGCGCTGGCTCCCAACCTCCAGCGCGTCCACTACCACCGGGCGCTGGCCCACGAGGCGGCGGGCTCCTACTCGCTGGCGATCGAGGCGCTCAAGGGACGGCTCGAGAAGGATCCGGAGCACTGGGACAGCCTGGCGACCATGGCCCGCATCTACCTGGAGGTCGGCGAGGTGGAGCAGGCACGCAAGCTCTATGAGTCGCGCGCCAAGGGCCAATCGGGTGATGTTCGCGCGCTCGTGCCGCTGGCGGTGCTGCGCTACCAGGTGGACGGCAACGCGGGAGCGGCCATCCGCGAGCTGCGCGCGCTGCTCAAGAATCGCTCCCGGTACATGGATCGGGATGTCGCCGAGATGCTGGTACACCTCGCGACCGCCGAGCGCATGGCGGGCAGCGTGGATGCCGGGGTGAAGGCGGCCGAGGAGGCCCTGGGCGTCGTCAAGGACCTGCCGGCGGCTCACCTGCAGTTGTTCCTGGCGGCGATCGGGCGAGGGGATGTGGCGAAGGCGGCCAAGCACCTGACCGGGTTCCAGGGCAAGCTCGAGGACCCCGCGCTGGACAAGCTGCTCGCGGGCCGGCTGCGGCTGGCCGAGAAGAAGCCCGCCGAGGCGCTAGAGTTCTTCCAGGAGGCGGTGCGGCTCGACTCCCGGCGCGAGGATGCGCTGCTGCTGGCGGGCATCGCCGCCGCGGGCGCGGGCCGCAGGGATGATGCCTTCCGCCTCTTCTTCCAGGCGCTGCAGTCGGATCCCATGCGGCTCACGCCGCGGCCGGTGATGACCCTGGAGTTCCTGCGCCCCGGCGAGACGCTGGCGGGGATGGAGGGCTCCATCCTGGCGCTGGCCAGCGGGAGCGTGGAGGTGGCGGCCCCGCTGTATGAGGGCGTGCTGCTCTACCACATGGGGGATCGCTCGGGCGCCGAGCGGCTGTTCCAGCAGGCGCTGGACCTGGATCCGAACAACTCGGGCGCGGCGGCTTATCTGTCGCTGTTGGCGCTCCAGCGGGGCGATGGGGCCAAGGCGCGCAGCCTGGGCGCGAGGGCTGTGGCGGCGGGACGGCAGCAGCCCATCGCGCACCTGGCCAACGGGCTGGCGCTGGCGGAGGGCAAGCAGTTGGAGCCCGCCAAGCGCTCCCTGCGTGACGCGCTGGCGCTGGCGCCTTCGCTGCTGTCGGCGGAGGTGAAGCTGGCGGAGCTGGAGATGTCCACCAACCGCGACTCCGCGCGGGATCGGCTGGTGAAGGTGGCGGGGCTGGATGGCTCGTACCTCGCCGCCAAGCGCCTGCTGTTCACGACGGATAAGCGGGGGTGA
- the purH gene encoding bifunctional phosphoribosylaminoimidazolecarboxamide formyltransferase/IMP cyclohydrolase translates to MLALLSVSDKRGLVPFAQGLVQRGFRLLSTGGTLAALQAAGVPATKVSEHTQSPEILGGRVKTLHPRIHGGLLGRLDVESDRLEMSQHGITPISLVAVNLYPFRQTVASGAGEADVIEQIDIGGPAMVRAAAKNYRHVSVVVDPDDYGAVLEELEKSGGVGEETRRRLMRKAFSHTAAYDAAIAGWLSGQAQEPFPAELSLPFQKVQGLRYGENPHQRGAFYREYTTPSEPTVAFSKVLQGKELSYNNLLDLDAALGLVLEFPEQPCAVIIKHNTPCGVALDEALVRAYRTARAADEVSAFGGIVALNREVDEACAQALAETFLEAVIAPSYSAAALQVLAAKKNLRLLEAGPALASAEARPRVQLEARSVSGGLLLQDKDAAEPPLEWKVVTQRKPTAEEERALRFAWRVCKHVKSNAIVFSSADRLLAAGGGQTSRVDSVKIAAARGGEALKGSAVASDAFFPFRDGLDEVARAGATCVIQPGGSVRDAELIAAADEHGVAMVLTGVRHFRH, encoded by the coding sequence GTGCTGGCTCTCCTCAGCGTTTCCGACAAGCGCGGCCTGGTCCCCTTCGCGCAGGGCTTGGTCCAGCGTGGCTTCCGGTTGTTGTCCACCGGTGGCACCCTCGCGGCGCTCCAGGCCGCGGGCGTGCCCGCCACCAAGGTCTCCGAGCACACGCAGAGCCCGGAGATCCTCGGCGGTCGGGTGAAGACGCTCCACCCCCGCATCCACGGCGGCCTGCTCGGGCGGCTGGATGTGGAGAGCGACCGGTTGGAGATGTCCCAGCACGGGATTACGCCCATCTCCCTCGTCGCGGTGAACCTCTATCCCTTCCGGCAGACGGTGGCCTCGGGCGCCGGTGAGGCCGACGTCATCGAGCAGATCGACATTGGCGGTCCGGCCATGGTCCGCGCGGCGGCGAAGAACTACCGCCATGTGAGCGTGGTGGTGGACCCGGACGACTACGGGGCGGTGCTGGAGGAGTTGGAGAAGTCGGGCGGGGTGGGGGAGGAGACGCGGCGCCGGCTGATGCGCAAGGCGTTCTCGCATACGGCGGCCTATGACGCGGCCATCGCCGGGTGGCTCTCCGGGCAGGCCCAGGAGCCCTTCCCCGCGGAACTGTCGCTGCCCTTCCAGAAGGTGCAGGGCCTTCGCTACGGCGAGAACCCCCACCAGCGCGGCGCCTTCTATCGCGAGTACACCACGCCCTCCGAGCCCACGGTGGCCTTCTCCAAGGTCCTCCAGGGCAAGGAGCTGTCCTACAACAACCTGCTGGACCTGGATGCGGCGCTCGGGCTCGTCCTGGAGTTCCCCGAGCAGCCCTGCGCCGTCATCATCAAGCACAACACCCCTTGCGGCGTGGCGTTGGATGAGGCGCTGGTGCGCGCCTACCGCACGGCGCGCGCGGCGGATGAGGTGTCCGCCTTTGGCGGCATCGTCGCGCTCAACCGCGAGGTGGATGAGGCGTGCGCCCAGGCGCTGGCGGAGACGTTCCTGGAGGCGGTCATCGCTCCCTCCTACTCGGCCGCCGCGCTTCAGGTGCTGGCCGCGAAGAAGAACCTGCGGCTGCTGGAGGCAGGCCCCGCGCTCGCCTCCGCCGAGGCTCGGCCCCGCGTCCAGCTGGAGGCCCGGAGCGTGTCCGGTGGCCTGCTCCTCCAGGACAAGGATGCGGCCGAGCCCCCGCTCGAGTGGAAGGTCGTTACCCAGCGGAAGCCCACCGCCGAGGAGGAGCGGGCTCTTCGCTTCGCCTGGAGGGTGTGCAAGCATGTGAAGAGCAACGCGATCGTCTTCTCCTCCGCGGACCGGCTGTTGGCGGCCGGAGGGGGGCAGACCAGTCGCGTGGATTCAGTGAAGATTGCCGCAGCGCGTGGTGGGGAGGCCCTCAAGGGCAGCGCCGTGGCCTCGGATGCCTTCTTCCCCTTCCGGGATGGGTTGGACGAGGTGGCCCGGGCGGGCGCTACCTGCGTCATCCAGCCTGGTGGCTCGGTTCGCGACGCGGAGCTCATCGCCGCCGCCGATGAACATGGTGTGGCGATGGTCCTTACAGGAGTGCGACACTTTCGCCACTGA
- a CDS encoding sigma factor-like helix-turn-helix DNA-binding protein, translating into MSEVKQLQGEEGGAEEEKPAERRRSKTMSRKEMARDLRRRRLAGQVDPEEGDLLNLIEDQRPRTRADCINGPRPCLFVSCKHNLYLDVNPETGSIKLNFPDKEIWELEHTCALDVAEKGGITLEEVGEIMNLTRERIRQVETRGLMKLREATEAEPPVSARKP; encoded by the coding sequence ATGTCGGAAGTGAAGCAACTTCAGGGCGAGGAGGGGGGCGCGGAGGAGGAGAAGCCGGCGGAGCGCCGCCGCTCCAAGACCATGTCGCGCAAGGAGATGGCCAGGGATCTGCGCCGTCGGCGGCTGGCCGGGCAGGTGGATCCCGAGGAGGGCGATCTCCTCAACCTCATCGAGGACCAGCGGCCTCGCACCCGGGCCGACTGCATCAACGGGCCTCGGCCGTGCTTGTTCGTCTCCTGCAAGCACAACCTGTATCTGGATGTGAACCCGGAGACGGGCTCCATCAAGCTCAACTTCCCGGACAAGGAGATCTGGGAGCTGGAGCACACCTGCGCCCTGGACGTGGCGGAGAAGGGCGGCATCACGCTCGAGGAGGTGGGGGAGATCATGAACCTCACCCGCGAGCGCATCCGCCAGGTGGAGACGCGCGGGCTGATGAAGCTGCGCGAGGCCACCGAGGCCGAGCCTCCGGTTTCGGCCCGCAAGCCCTGA
- a CDS encoding MerR family transcriptional regulator, translating to MEDMELLGPEEIDRIERDFAGGLPASAILEIFRPRGVQLSEATFRKYVQAGLLPRSRRVGRKGKHQGSLGLYPVEAVRRINAIKKMMAEGHTLEDIKRSFLFHRNHIDQLERDLAEVLNGFQSELGGRPFGGEHRQALEEQLATLRRRAQDLVRDVARLGSAVTARGDETPGSQ from the coding sequence ATGGAAGACATGGAATTGCTGGGGCCCGAGGAGATTGACCGGATCGAGCGCGACTTCGCCGGAGGCCTTCCGGCGAGCGCGATCCTGGAGATCTTCCGCCCTCGCGGCGTGCAGCTCTCGGAGGCCACCTTCCGCAAGTACGTGCAGGCGGGCCTGCTGCCGCGCAGCCGACGGGTCGGCCGCAAGGGCAAGCACCAGGGCAGCCTGGGCCTCTACCCGGTGGAGGCCGTACGGCGTATCAACGCCATCAAGAAGATGATGGCCGAGGGACACACGCTCGAGGACATCAAGCGCTCGTTCCTCTTCCATCGAAACCACATCGACCAGCTCGAGCGAGACCTGGCCGAGGTGCTCAACGGGTTTCAGTCAGAGCTGGGAGGGCGTCCATTCGGTGGAGAGCACCGCCAGGCGCTCGAGGAGCAGTTGGCAACCCTGCGGCGTCGCGCGCAGGATCTGGTTCGGGACGTGGCACGTCTGGGCAGCGCCGTCACGGCACGCGGAGACGAAACGCCCGGTTCGCAATAG
- a CDS encoding serine/threonine protein kinase, which produces MTLAAGTQIGKYIVRSKLAEGGMAEIYLANSHGAEGFEKEVVIKRIRSFLATDPGFVDMFIAEARVASRLNHANVVQIFDFEKHEDTYYLAMEYVRGCSLADLRKKCKETLESMPPVLVAHIGAEVARGLHYAHRLKVNGEPLFLVHRDVTPHNVLISFDGAVKLTDFGIAKAGNKLTSPGMLKGKFAYMSPEQSRGEAVDARTDVFALGIVLWEMLTGGRLFDGDSELAVLRAVQQSVIPNPARLNPDVPEDLDAVVMKALERDLDGRYQTAGELERALIQCVFNHAQTADDTDVSSFVRRVYIGGVPSAVALTALPDRTQKTGGAKPSESEAEPSRREPTAVMPGAKGRKGSTSPGVEGGRSGLSPDEDAHASTHLLGRQAEGSASKKSSLPPRVNTPGKPLPAVQPAEVEPEAPRYEPTVSLPTPAPSPMPTEAAPRRVGLWVGLGVLVLVAMVGVAALVRARTQGPQPVPGATSGPEPVAEAKLNPPPAAPPKSEPVAEVAPPAPAPATEAPPVAEASPDAGTADAGALAVTPTPVPAPADTRPAAPASAKGTLVVKAMPYATVLVNGKQLGDVSGQGSFKLTPGKHQLTVRHPKGEKVETITIEPNGRLVREFRFF; this is translated from the coding sequence TTGACGCTCGCCGCCGGTACCCAGATTGGCAAGTACATCGTTCGCAGCAAGCTCGCCGAGGGCGGGATGGCGGAGATCTACCTGGCCAACTCCCATGGCGCCGAGGGCTTCGAGAAGGAAGTCGTCATCAAGCGGATCCGCTCGTTCCTGGCGACCGATCCCGGCTTCGTGGACATGTTCATCGCCGAGGCGCGGGTGGCCTCGCGGCTCAACCACGCCAACGTGGTGCAGATCTTCGACTTCGAGAAGCACGAGGACACGTACTACCTGGCCATGGAGTACGTGCGCGGCTGCTCGCTCGCGGACCTGCGCAAGAAGTGCAAGGAGACCCTGGAGTCGATGCCGCCGGTGCTGGTGGCGCACATCGGCGCGGAGGTGGCGCGCGGGCTGCACTACGCCCACCGGCTCAAGGTCAACGGCGAGCCGCTGTTCCTCGTCCACCGCGACGTCACCCCGCACAACGTGCTCATCTCCTTCGATGGGGCGGTGAAGCTCACCGACTTCGGCATCGCCAAGGCGGGCAACAAGCTCACCTCGCCGGGCATGCTCAAGGGCAAGTTCGCGTACATGTCCCCCGAGCAGTCCCGCGGCGAGGCCGTGGACGCGCGCACGGACGTGTTCGCCCTGGGCATCGTCCTCTGGGAGATGCTCACCGGAGGCCGGCTGTTCGACGGGGACTCGGAGTTGGCAGTGCTGCGCGCGGTGCAGCAGAGCGTCATCCCCAACCCGGCTCGCCTCAACCCGGACGTCCCCGAGGACCTGGACGCTGTGGTGATGAAGGCGCTGGAGCGGGACCTCGACGGGCGGTACCAGACGGCCGGCGAGCTCGAGCGGGCGCTCATCCAGTGCGTGTTCAACCACGCCCAGACCGCGGATGACACGGACGTGTCCTCCTTCGTGCGCCGCGTCTATATCGGAGGTGTGCCCTCCGCGGTGGCGCTGACGGCGCTGCCGGATCGCACGCAGAAGACAGGCGGCGCCAAGCCCTCCGAGTCGGAGGCGGAGCCTTCGCGCCGTGAGCCCACCGCCGTGATGCCCGGGGCCAAGGGCCGCAAGGGCTCGACGTCTCCGGGAGTGGAGGGGGGCCGCTCTGGCCTCTCGCCGGACGAGGACGCCCACGCCTCCACCCACTTGCTGGGGCGCCAGGCGGAGGGCTCGGCCTCCAAGAAGTCGTCGCTTCCCCCTCGGGTGAACACTCCCGGCAAGCCCCTGCCAGCCGTGCAGCCCGCCGAGGTGGAGCCCGAGGCTCCTCGGTATGAGCCGACCGTGTCGCTACCGACGCCCGCTCCCTCGCCCATGCCCACGGAGGCCGCGCCCCGGCGCGTCGGGCTGTGGGTGGGGCTGGGCGTGCTGGTGCTCGTGGCCATGGTGGGCGTCGCGGCCCTGGTCCGAGCGCGGACGCAGGGGCCGCAGCCTGTTCCGGGCGCCACCTCGGGTCCTGAGCCGGTGGCCGAGGCGAAGCTGAACCCGCCGCCTGCGGCTCCCCCGAAGAGCGAGCCGGTGGCCGAGGTGGCTCCTCCCGCTCCCGCGCCGGCTACGGAGGCCCCTCCCGTGGCTGAGGCTTCCCCGGACGCGGGCACCGCGGATGCCGGAGCGCTCGCTGTCACGCCCACCCCTGTGCCCGCCCCGGCGGACACCCGCCCCGCCGCGCCTGCTTCCGCAAAGGGCACGCTCGTGGTCAAGGCCATGCCCTACGCCACCGTCCTGGTGAACGGAAAGCAGCTCGGCGATGTCTCGGGCCAGGGCTCCTTCAAGCTGACTCCGGGCAAGCACCAGCTCACCGTTCGGCACCCGAAGGGCGAGAAGGTGGAGACCATCACCATCGAGCCCAACGGCAGGCTGGTCCGCGAGTTCCGCTTTTTCTGA